The Solanum pennellii chromosome 11, SPENNV200 sequence TTATGATGATTAACTACATGTTGAAATatgaaactttttaaaaaataggagattttttttaaaaaaaaaggaattgaatAATTACCTTCCTAGATATAGGGTCTCGTTAAGAAACAATGAGCTAGCTAGTGCCACAAAAAGAAGGATTAGAGGGTTGAAGACTGAGACAAATAGAGGGCCTCTTTTCTGAGAGCACCATGTCATTAAAATCACCACAATTCCAGATCCTAATGTTCCCTGCATAAAAAAAGGAACTATATATAATCAACAAACATAGTTTGTCTAATAACACAAACATTttattatactatatatatatatatattgatgttcATAAGTCGTTTCGAAGGTGTATCATATACAGTCTCTGTCACTACTAGAAATAGAGGTTCTTTCCATTGTGAATCAATGAAAATTTGTgttataaaaatgattttccCACCCATTTTTGACCGAACCAATTCATTGAGCAAACGCATGGTGAGAAataaattttcactaaaatacTGAGAAGCACCCTAATTTTTTCCATGTGAAAAAAAACACTTCTATTTGTTCTTTTCTCACTGATTGAATCAAAATATCTGTGGTAAAAGTCACTATATATTTTCAGTGGGAATATAGTGATATTTTAGTAGTGTCTACCCCACAAAGGTAGGGATAAGCTCGCATAAATTTGGTCTACAGACCAATGTCTTTATCTTGCTACTTTATTGCCGTTATTTTGCTTTCTAGCCTGTTTCTGGTTATGCCTTGTGGCACCGAAGGTCTACTGGAGATAACCTCTCTACCACACCTCTCTACCACATAAGATAACAACAAAATCTGTGTGTATTCTACCTCTCTGACATGATTACACTGAATATGATATTGttgataagttaattaacaTTAATGACTTACAAGATAGAGAACAACAAATAATCTTCTGTCCCAACCAAGCCTCCATTGAGATACTTGTCTGTCAAAGCATAGTGCAAATAGGACAGACTGAATGGATCCCATTAGGCTCATCAATGCTGTGCTTGAGTAGTGACATGGATAGTTTTTACTTACCTTAGCCTATTAACACATTgatcaaacaaaacaacaataattagtcaaacatacatataattgCAAACTGTATTCATTCCACTCATTTATTGGTAAAATGAAGTATAACTTACCAATAATACTATCCATAGTGAATAACAAATGCAAGAGGTGACAGCCAGTACAATTCCTAAAGCAAAAGTGCCACCAACTAACTTCTTATGTGTTGTTGATTCATTATCATGATGTAGCAAATCAATTTTGATAGGCCACATATGAACCTCTATTCCTTTGTATAGTGTCAATAACATTGCTCCACCAACACATATCATTGTTCCCATTACCTTTGCTTTTCCACTTACTTTATCAAATGATAAATTCTCAAACCTAATCAACATTTTAAGGAAGGAAAAAAGATTCACGGTGTCAGTGACAAAATTAGAAATTCATATAAATAGATTTACAATAATATTCAATATCGAAATTNggggggggggggggaattcaCAACGACATTCAACATCGATATCGAAACTTTCAAACCTTTTCTCTATCACTAATAACTAGAATTGATGAGATGAATGTGTAATTAAGGTGCTATCGAGAACAATTAAGGTACTTTTGTCCTCCTCCTTCGAATTATGTTAAAGAATTTTctcacacaaaaaaaagaaaaaaaaaagaataacataataataaagtaaataaatatacCTTAGAAGGACAGCTATAACAAAAGTCATTGCTGGGATAAGATTGTAAATTGCAGTTGCAAATGTTGCTGATGTCATTATCACacttgtataaaataaaatcgaAAATAATGAACCCCTGAAATTACAACAATTTCATCacatcaatttattattatctCTAATTTCTTCTtcgaattaacaaaaaataaaaataccttTGCGTATCAAAATTGTTATGTAGTAAATAATACTAATTGTTGTCTTACTATCACGATTACTataatcatatttcacattttctaattaaacattagaaaacaatttttttaaaaaaaaaaaataatactttttaaCGACCAAAAAGTATAGTCATAATATCAATTGGATATAACATGATACTTAAATGATGGTAACAATTGttctaaaactataataattgtatcttttaaaatattcgTGTTAtataatgagtttttttttaaaaataaaataataaatatcataagAAGATATATTCTTGGGGAAAGTGTGAGTAAACTGAATGGACATCATAGTTAGTTAGTGACAATGTTTTTGGGAATTGAAATAAACATAAAGTTCTTTTCAAGATATCtatttagttttattgtatCTAAATAGATTGAACACCTTTTTAAGTTGatcatttattctttttatgaaCTAATTTAAGCCTCATTTTATAGTAGTTTTAAATTGATGCAATTTGTAGATTATAAGTACTANNNNNNNNNNNNNNNNNNNNNNNNNNNNNNNNNNatatatatatatatatatatatatatatatatatatttatatatatatatatatattattgctTGAGTCTTAATTAAGGAGTTACTGATTAGGATCTCGTGGTTTGATCgaatttatcttttattattttttaatcataaatttatgtGATGTTGTGTAAgtgataataaaattttaaaaaatatgaaaaatttagatcaatagaaaaaatatatcgtATAAATCAGGACAAAACGTAAATAATTTGAAAGTCAATAGAAGGAAATATTACTTACCCTAGTAGTCCTGAGAGAAATGCTTGCACAATAACAGTCCAAGTTAGTTTTGGTCGCTTAttcctaacaaaaaaaaaaaaaaacagtaaccaaaattaattcttctcaaataaaatattttgaaatgtaACTCACAAATATACATActaatcaaaaatattttttaaaattttacctttttaataAACTAATAGCTAAATCATACTATAAGATGGAGTAAATGGAGTATAAGTATCTCGTTGACACCAACATGAGTTGTGAGGATGATTCGATTTCCTTTTATTCTTAACTAGAGGTTTGAGTTCgagtttataagaaaatattgtgATCGTGCAATGTGTGAATTTTGAATAATCGAGTCTCAATATGAATATCAAACCAccaagtgaaaaattaaaaaaaatatctagtAAGATAGTTTGAAATCCAATCACCGTTAATTATAAGTCTTGGGTGCAATTCTTCATGAATTAAATCttatcaaaatatcatattcAGAAATTGACTTTACAATACTCGAATcgaatataatcatatatataaataaaagaaagaaagtatCTTGACTTCCAAGAACTCTCATGTCGTCAAAGATACATTTATCttcactaataaaataaaaaagggacAAATTAAAGAGAagtattttgaaattgaaaaaaatactataaaaaagagaataaaaaggACAAACATAATATAGTGGAGCAATAATTAAAAGTGCAAATAATAGACTTGGCGGGGTCAAAAGAGACAACTCAAAAAGATAGGGGCAAATATTCTTTTCTCAACAAGTCATGTAGATGAACATATACACccataagtttttattttgtaCTGTTAAGTACCACTacttttaaaactttctttacttggaaaaaattgttttagatTCTTTCATTTATCTTTACAAATATTCGCTCTGTTTCATTTTATACGGTAAAGTCCAGTACGATCAATGatcaaattattcaattttcttaatcTTATCATAGTTATACCTTAGCTATTTTACTAGGTATCTTCTATTTATCGATACATATTGAATAGTTTTATTAAATTCTTtagattttttgaaattaaattttatatttaaaaatatcataaaataaatacaattaagTCAAAATGCTAGTATAGGatataaaatatccaaaaaaaattagtggTCACTCGAAAGTCTCATTaacttttcaaatattaataGTGTCACATGGAGTGGATCAATGGGAATATCATACTTTACTTTTGACATTTTTCTTGCATGATTAGTATCGTACTTAAAGTTATCtttatgcccattttattaattatgacTTAAATTGTTGtaaaataaaacatttcataggATGATATATAactcttatgatgttttcactaaaaatcattttctcattttttaaaacttcCATTTCTAACAATTTAACCAAccaaaaatggagaaaataagTTAAACATTTTCCTAAAAACCTTATAACTTTATCTAGTAGTATTGCCATTTCTTTTATCCCTCGTATGAGCTCCCACCATTTTCCTTCCTTGATGATCACTCGAATCCACACATCCTTAAAGCTAAAGGTCCTACTCCTGGACGACTATATAAATTCGATCTGAATGACTCTGTTGACATGAAAGTAAGAAGATGATAGAAAACAAGTAATTACTTACCATTCAACAATGATAGCAATTGGAGCAAGAAATGCAGTAGCAAAAATCCATCTATAAGCAACCATAACTCTCATAGTCATTCCATCATCTGCTGCGACTTTTGACAATACAATATTTCCTCCTAATAATATTGCTGCCAAAGTCATTGCTCCAACATGTTTTACTCTTTCAAAACCTGTATAATTCTCAATGAAAGCCATTATATTTTACTACACAAAACAAGAAAATTTGAGACTACTAATTAATGGTACAAAAATGAGCTATTGTTTGGCCCTTTTTATTAGAGAAATTGCGTGTTCATGCAGCACAatattttgtacttttttttaaaaaaaaaaattaatttaattttcttgcaTGCATGCACCACCTTGTAGACAAGTCATGTCTtattctactttaatttaattaattttcatttaataaGTAAAAACTTTATGGTTGAATAGCTAGTCTTTTCGAAAGGGATCTTTACACTAAGCTTAATTTCAATATGGGACACTACTCCATTCCCTTGTATTGTCCATCTCTAATAACCCTTTATTAttccttaattttaatttatttgtcttattttaatttaatacgaaattttaaaaataaaataaaaattagtttttcttaattttgttaatatatAAGATCTTAAACATATGTCACGagtagaaattattttttaaaaaaaatttcccaTACTTCAATACACATGTTTTCTTTAGTTGATTGACTCATAGGGCGGCCGTTGCTGGCGGCAAATGTTACCCTTTCCCGAGGTTAATTAAGAGTAAgtatagtaattaattattagtaaCGTACAAAATAAGTGGTATTTTATGCACTTAATAGAATTATTTCTGTTTTAATATATGGAGTTTTTACATCATTAAAAAGTCACTTATTTGTTTTCACACATTTAATTTAAAGTAATATACGTAGAACACTTCTAGGAGTGACAccacatcagaaaagataattaatattctatatttttcttttactgataatcaaattaattttattctatCTAAAGATTTTACGACCTTTAGAAACATTTTTATATACATGTAGTCTCAATCTTGactatacaaaataattttttttcaaccaaAGGGGATCAAAATCATCGATATtatgatttaaatttatatttgattttaaaatttattatgttcAGAATCTATCTTAGAATTTAGTGAATCTATTAACGCTCTATAACAAAAGTTCATCTTGATAAACGAACCCATAACTAATACACTAAGGTATGATGCTTTTTTACCCTTGTCTAGTAAGTATATTATCGATCtacatttaatattaaaaaaagtacaTACCAAAGATTTAAAATACTAATCtactaatataaaaaatatttcctttatCAAGTGTATAGTTTAATTGATTAAAGCCCAAAAAGAATGGGAAAAAACAAAACATGGACATCTTTTTAGACATTGGGTATGTTGGTAGCCCTTAAAAGCACATTTTTCAGTATGATCTGTATCTTCTATATGGGATCCCTTCAAAAGATTGGCAGTTGGCAAGGATATCTCTTGATTTGGTGTCCTTTTAGTAAAATTAAAAGGTAATCACTGATAAATAAACACGTtctttaacttaattcaaattgatatttatgtttttagatACAAACGAAGGAGGTACTTCGAAAACATAGAGTTGATTTATATTCATACTAGTTTGAATTTTTCGATTTCCTTCTATACTCAGCTGAGTGAGTCGATTTTCATTCGTAATTGcttaatattatttctttattataggatgattatatctatttatttaattttatataaatttataagtgTATTTATTTACGTCCAAAAATTAAATGCATAGAAGATAATAGTATGATAGCTTTAcacatttataaatttaattttgagtgGTGGGTGAATAGGGAACAActttaagaaaaaacaattatttagtTGATACTTAGAACATAAGGCAAATTCTTGGCAATTAACAAGCAcgtcttattattattattattattattattattattattattattattattattatttagtataGTAGATAGAAGCAAAAACATCGCAAGAAAAACTGGGATTACAATGAGCCAGACAGCATTACTAAATGTGGTTTGTATAATAATTGTAGTTGCATTATATATTTTGTCATCAATAATTAAGTTGTCAAGTTATCATCAACATTAATTGAAAGATTCTGTATATCTTTTGCCAAAAGGGATGATTTTCTCACACTTTAcaagtatgtatttttattaaaattaaagacGTTAGAATCTgaatatatcttttaatataaaaatattctagtaaagtttaaatattaaatgttcaagattttattttttatgcatctcaatatataaaactggtttttatttatttaatacaaaaactaagttagttaattaaatattatgaataaGATGCGATTTTATTGAAATTAGTGAACGATAATAGCGGTTAACAATTACTTGGTAGATGATAGTGATAGAAGAAGGAGGTAGTGAATAATGACGATGGTTAGCGATATATAATAGTGACTAGTGATAGTGATTGATGATTAGTGATGATCATTGTAAATAGTGATTACTGATTAGTAATGATAACAACGAGTGATAGTAATCAACAATTAAAGTCATGTTCGATATCttcttagtattttttttttcttacaataggatatatttttttttatatacaggAGATCTTGATTCATGAATAAACCATGTCCAataaaggaaatttattttttagcaCCATAAGGAGTGCACTCAATTTAATCGAATCGCGCACGACTCATTCGAAATGACGTcgtcaaattttttttctccatatcCAAACTCAAACACAAATCTCTAGTTAACACCCCAAAAACTTTACTTATTCATCTTTTCAAGCTTTTGTAATTTTATCAATtgtaataatatgaaaaataaataaaatgagaaatacACCCAATTTATAAGTGTGAGGGAAAGCCTcaacctttgagctagcttttgggttgaGAAGGCCCAAGACCACCCaacattggtatcagagcccaggTTGTCAACAAGTCTCAGCCCACCGGGAGGAACTGGGTTGTCGTTCTCTCCAGCCCAAGGCCCGATGTGTGAAGGGGGAGATTGTTGGGTTATCCCACATCGGAAGTGGAAGGGGCTGATGGTCAATTTATAAGTGTGAGGGAAAGCCTcaacctttgagctagcttttgggttgaGAAGGCCCAAGACCACCCAAGAGTCCACCTTCTATAAATCATTAACTTCATAATTTGTTTTTACAAATACTTTCTGCTTATTCACGAGaaaaacaatataattaaaatttatctaaGGACGTAAAATTCCCCTTGTTGAGTGTAGTAGCCAGTAGGGTGTAAAATTAGAGTGTACGTAGTTATTGCCATCCCATTTattttttcgttttaatttgtgttgatattattttttttttatcttgacacaaaatttatgaaacaaaaaaaattgtgatctAAAATTTAaggttaaattattttaaatatgactttttctttaaacaaattaaaaagaaaaatgtgtgaCATAAATGAGACagaaataatattaacatgagtaatttataagataattaagaaaaagataaaagttaAAGCTAACATACATATGCGAGCCACCTCTAAATGGACTTTGCATTACGCGATCTAGATTTATCGAAGCTCTAATATGACCTCTGAACATGGgcggaaaataaaataagaagaggAAGCTAATATACATTGAACAGAGTTGTTATACAGAATTCTCTTCATGGTACCAATAATTTGTAGAATCATGTTTTGATAGAGAattcacacacaaaaaaagtaGATAGTGGAAGAGAGTGGGGTTGTGGCGGTGGTGGGTGGTGTTGGGGAGATAGTGGGAAAATGGATATATTTTGTCTCAACACTgccacaaataaaaaatttaccaaTAATTATTTAGAggcaataatataattatatatcatatttagcgataataataaatataaatattaataattaacacgtagaatctttttatatttgtgCTCTCTCAATTGTGTATAAATCGATATTTAAATtcgtataaaattaaattagtagaCACATTAACCATACGTAACATAAACAAGTTTGAGTGTTACTTGTGCAACCCAAAAT is a genomic window containing:
- the LOC107004440 gene encoding WAT1-related protein At1g68170-like; its protein translation is MAFIENYTGFERVKHVGAMTLAAILLGGNIVLSKVAADDGMTMRVMVAYRWIFATAFLAPIAIIVEWNKRPKLTWTVIVQAFLSGLLGGSLFSILFYTSVIMTSATFATAIYNLIPAMTFVIAVLLRFENLSFDKVSGKAKVMGTMICVGGAMLLTLYKGIEVHMWPIKIDLLHHDNESTTHKKLVGGTFALGIVLAVTSCICYSLWIVLLAKVSKNYPCHYSSTALMSLMGSIQSVLFALCFDRQVSQWRLGWDRRLFVVLYLGTLGSGIVVILMTWCSQKRGPLFVSVFNPLILLFVALASSLFLNETLYLGSILGGLLIIMGLYVVLWGKGKDMKASKAIILSKGALQKNDLEAPNQDQDTPSTIKQGLTQ